One window from the genome of Paracoccus marcusii encodes:
- a CDS encoding DUF1330 domain-containing protein: MTKAYWIAHVTIDDPDAYDAYRRANAAPFAEYGARFLVRGGAQQVVEGHARPRSVVIEFPSLEAAQACYDSPGYQAAKALREPVSAADVIIVEGWPG; the protein is encoded by the coding sequence ATGACCAAGGCCTATTGGATCGCCCATGTGACGATCGACGACCCCGACGCCTATGACGCCTATCGCCGGGCCAATGCCGCGCCCTTTGCCGAATACGGCGCGCGCTTCCTGGTGCGCGGTGGCGCGCAGCAGGTGGTCGAGGGCCATGCCCGCCCCCGCAGCGTCGTGATCGAGTTCCCGTCGCTGGAGGCGGCGCAAGCCTGTTACGACAGTCCCGGCTATCAGGCGGCCAAGGCGCTGCGCGAGCCGGTCTCTGCCGCAGATGTGATCATCGTCGAGGGCTGGCCCGGCTAG
- a CDS encoding TerB family tellurite resistance protein — MFMDLLTRLMGDTAAPIDRDDAELAIAALLVRVARADDHYDQPERDRIEQVLSRRGLTAAEAAARRAQAEALEAEASDTVRFTRQIKDRIALEDRRAVLAALWEVAYADNSRGADEDSLIRLVSSLLGMTDRESAEIRQQVLARTGLKP, encoded by the coding sequence ATGTTCATGGACCTACTGACACGCCTGATGGGCGATACCGCCGCGCCGATCGACCGCGACGATGCCGAACTGGCCATCGCCGCGCTGCTGGTGCGCGTGGCGCGGGCCGACGATCATTACGATCAGCCTGAACGTGACCGCATCGAACAGGTCCTGTCCCGCCGCGGTCTGACTGCCGCCGAGGCCGCCGCCCGCCGCGCCCAGGCCGAGGCGCTGGAGGCGGAGGCCAGCGACACCGTCCGCTTTACCCGCCAGATCAAGGACCGCATCGCGCTGGAGGATCGTCGTGCCGTTCTGGCCGCGCTGTGGGAGGTCGCCTATGCCGACAACAGCCGCGGCGCGGATGAGGACAGCCTGATCCGCCTGGTCTCCAGCCTTCTGGGCATGACCGACCGCGAATCGGCCGAGATCCGTCAGCAGGTGCTGGCCCGGACGGGCCTAAAACCCTAA
- a CDS encoding alkylphosphonate utilization protein, whose protein sequence is MADDDYVYDEATGEWRPAAEVAAEAAAAGIVRDSAGTPLADGDQVVVIKDLKVKGSSTVIKQGTVIRGIRLTDDPAEVDCRHDGIRGLVLRTEFLRKR, encoded by the coding sequence ATGGCCGATGACGACTATGTCTATGACGAGGCCACGGGAGAATGGCGCCCCGCCGCCGAGGTCGCGGCCGAGGCCGCCGCCGCCGGCATCGTGCGCGACAGCGCGGGCACGCCGCTGGCCGACGGCGACCAGGTGGTCGTCATCAAGGACCTGAAGGTCAAGGGCAGCAGCACCGTGATCAAGCAGGGCACCGTGATCCGCGGCATCCGCCTGACCGACGACCCGGCAGAGGTCGACTGTCGCCACGACGGCATCAGGGGCCTGGTCCTGCGCACGGAATTCCTGCGCAAGCGCTAG
- a CDS encoding YbjN domain-containing protein: MTQIDSSMRIDDIHPIDIVEAVATHHAWEFDRLAEDQIVMDVDGQWRRYALTLAWSPRDAVLRLICSFDMDPPADRMPAIYQTINLANDRVWDGAFTFCAPQRQMVWRYGLVLAGDAIASPEQVDRMIGTALAACERFYPSFQLAGWGGTSPAAALEIALGETYGRA; this comes from the coding sequence ATGACGCAGATCGATTCCTCCATGCGCATCGACGACATCCACCCCATCGACATCGTCGAGGCCGTGGCCACCCACCATGCCTGGGAGTTCGACCGCCTGGCCGAGGATCAGATCGTCATGGATGTGGACGGCCAGTGGCGCCGCTATGCGCTGACCCTGGCATGGTCGCCCCGCGACGCGGTCCTGCGGCTGATCTGCAGCTTCGACATGGACCCGCCGGCGGACCGCATGCCGGCGATTTATCAGACGATCAACCTGGCCAACGACCGAGTCTGGGACGGGGCCTTCACTTTCTGCGCGCCGCAGCGACAGATGGTCTGGCGGTACGGGCTGGTGCTGGCGGGGGACGCGATCGCGTCGCCCGAACAGGTGGACCGGATGATCGGCACCGCCCTGGCCGCGTGCGAGCGGTTCTATCCTTCGTTCCAGTTGGCCGGGTGGGGCGGCACCTCGCCCGCCGCGGCGCTGGAGATTGCCTTGGGCGAAACCTACGGACGGGCCTGA
- a CDS encoding type 1 glutamine amidotransferase: MRIGILQCGQSPAQLKRDLGDYPDMFVRLLAGRGFDFTTWHVEGMEFPQDIHDADGWLLTGSRHGAYEDHAFIPPLEDFIRRVHDAGVPMVGICFGHQIIAQALGGTVVKHPGGWAVGAQDYDFGGQPVTLNAWHQDQVVALPPGAQVAGRNAFCENAALIYGDRAFTVQAHPEFGDDFIQGLMDTRAKGVVPDDLLAGAAARMGQADGASLLADRIEAFFKQPRALARADKGAA; encoded by the coding sequence ATGCGGATCGGCATCCTTCAATGCGGCCAGTCGCCGGCGCAGCTGAAGCGGGATTTGGGCGACTATCCGGACATGTTCGTGCGCCTGCTGGCCGGGCGCGGATTCGACTTCACCACCTGGCATGTCGAGGGGATGGAGTTTCCACAGGACATCCACGATGCCGACGGCTGGCTGCTGACCGGCTCGCGCCACGGGGCCTATGAGGATCACGCCTTCATCCCGCCGCTGGAGGATTTCATCCGCCGCGTCCATGACGCAGGCGTGCCGATGGTCGGCATCTGCTTTGGTCATCAGATCATCGCGCAGGCCCTGGGCGGCACCGTGGTCAAGCATCCCGGCGGTTGGGCCGTGGGCGCGCAGGATTACGATTTCGGCGGCCAGCCCGTCACGCTGAACGCCTGGCACCAGGATCAGGTCGTGGCCCTGCCGCCCGGCGCGCAGGTCGCGGGCCGCAACGCGTTCTGCGAGAATGCCGCGCTGATCTATGGCGACCGGGCCTTTACCGTTCAGGCGCATCCGGAATTCGGCGACGACTTCATCCAAGGGCTGATGGACACCCGCGCCAAGGGCGTCGTGCCGGACGACCTGCTGGCCGGGGCTGCGGCCCGCATGGGGCAGGCCGATGGCGCGTCCCTGCTGGCCGACCGGATCGAGGCCTTCTTCAAGCAACCCCGCGCCCTGGCGCGAGCCGACAAAGGTGCCGCATGA
- a CDS encoding aminotransferase class V-fold PLP-dependent enzyme — translation MPHQRPEVDPDGLDEFSVVFTDRSLNHMSKRFQQVMRDLSAGLCEVYGAAQVAIVPGGGSYAMESVARQFGRDAHALIVRNGWFSYRWSQIFDAGAFAREVTVVKARPQGNAPQPAYAPPPIDEVVARIRETRPDAVFAPHVETSAGLILPDDYITALADAAHEVGALMVLDCIASGAIWVDMRATGVDVLISAPQKGWSASPAAGLVMLSDRAAERLATTDSDSFALDLKKWRTIMQAYLDGGHAYHATMPTDALLGLRDAMEETRAMGFAAARDAQWRLGRAVRDELSARGIRSVAAEGFQAPGVVVSYTDDPEVKSGKAFAALGTQIAAGVPLAVDEGADFSTFRIGLFGLDKLRDVDGTMARLVPVLDQATAPRG, via the coding sequence ATGCCCCATCAGCGCCCCGAGGTCGACCCGGACGGCCTTGACGAATTCTCGGTCGTGTTCACCGACCGGTCACTGAACCACATGTCGAAACGCTTTCAGCAGGTCATGCGCGACCTGTCGGCGGGTCTGTGCGAGGTCTATGGCGCGGCCCAGGTGGCGATCGTACCGGGCGGCGGCAGCTATGCGATGGAATCGGTCGCGCGCCAGTTCGGGCGCGACGCGCATGCGCTGATCGTCAGGAACGGCTGGTTCAGCTATCGCTGGAGCCAGATATTCGACGCGGGCGCATTCGCGCGCGAGGTGACCGTGGTCAAGGCCCGCCCGCAGGGGAACGCGCCCCAGCCCGCCTATGCGCCCCCGCCCATCGACGAGGTCGTGGCCCGCATCCGCGAGACGCGCCCCGACGCGGTCTTTGCCCCGCATGTGGAGACCTCGGCCGGGCTGATCCTGCCCGACGACTATATCACCGCGCTGGCCGATGCCGCGCATGAGGTGGGTGCCCTGATGGTGCTGGACTGCATCGCGTCGGGTGCGATCTGGGTCGACATGCGGGCCACGGGCGTCGACGTGCTGATCTCGGCCCCGCAAAAGGGCTGGTCGGCCTCGCCCGCCGCAGGCCTTGTCATGTTGTCCGATCGCGCCGCCGAACGACTGGCCACCACCGACAGCGACAGCTTTGCGCTGGACCTTAAGAAATGGCGCACGATCATGCAGGCCTATCTGGATGGCGGCCATGCCTATCACGCGACCATGCCCACCGACGCGCTGCTGGGCCTGCGCGACGCGATGGAGGAGACCCGCGCGATGGGGTTCGCCGCCGCGCGCGACGCGCAATGGCGCCTTGGCCGGGCGGTCCGCGACGAACTGTCCGCGCGCGGCATCCGCTCGGTCGCGGCCGAGGGGTTCCAGGCGCCGGGCGTCGTGGTCAGCTATACCGACGACCCCGAGGTCAAGTCTGGCAAGGCCTTTGCCGCCCTCGGCACCCAGATCGCGGCGGGCGTGCCGTTGGCCGTGGATGAGGGGGCCGACTTCTCGACCTTCCGCATCGGGCTGTTCGGTCTGGACAAGCTGCGCGATGTCGACGGCACGATGGCCCGGCTTGTGCCGGTGCTGGACCAGGCGACCGCCCCGCGCGGCTAA
- a CDS encoding PhzF family phenazine biosynthesis protein, producing MMLEYHVYDVFTDRPFAGNPLAVVMGADALSTRQMQTIARQFNLSETIFVMAPRDPAHRARVRIFLPLAEIPFAGHPTIGCALHLSAGDGDLVLEEEAGPVPVTIRDGLAEFAAPVLPQLGDAVAADLAAAGLGLGADQVGFDTHRPVVAHAGPAFIFLPLRDAQALADARPAGAAFEALTARVGKVYAYAPDGAGFRARMFAPGSGVPEDPATGSATATLAAPLLAAGVLPEGETRLSLRQGVEMGRPSQLGLRIAVKGGALAQVCVSGRAVPVAQGRIRIPEDT from the coding sequence ATGATGCTGGAATATCATGTCTATGACGTCTTCACCGACCGGCCCTTTGCGGGCAATCCGCTGGCCGTGGTCATGGGGGCCGATGCGCTGAGCACGCGGCAGATGCAGACCATCGCCCGCCAGTTCAACCTGTCCGAGACGATCTTCGTCATGGCCCCGCGCGATCCCGCGCACCGCGCCCGCGTCCGCATCTTCCTGCCGCTGGCAGAGATCCCCTTCGCGGGTCACCCTACCATCGGCTGCGCGCTGCACCTGTCGGCGGGCGACGGCGATCTGGTGCTGGAGGAGGAGGCCGGGCCGGTCCCGGTGACCATCCGCGACGGCCTGGCCGAATTCGCGGCCCCCGTGCTGCCGCAGCTGGGCGATGCGGTTGCCGCTGACCTGGCGGCGGCGGGCCTGGGCCTCGGCGCGGATCAGGTGGGTTTCGACACGCACCGCCCGGTCGTGGCCCATGCGGGTCCGGCCTTCATCTTCTTGCCGCTGCGCGACGCGCAGGCCCTGGCGGATGCCCGCCCGGCCGGGGCCGCATTCGAGGCGCTGACGGCACGGGTCGGCAAGGTCTATGCCTATGCCCCCGACGGCGCAGGGTTTCGCGCGCGCATGTTCGCCCCCGGCAGCGGCGTCCCCGAGGACCCCGCCACCGGATCGGCCACCGCGACCCTGGCCGCCCCCCTGCTGGCCGCAGGCGTCCTGCCCGAGGGAGAGACGCGCCTGTCCCTGCGCCAGGGGGTCGAGATGGGGCGCCCGTCGCAGCTGGGCCTGCGCATCGCCGTCAAGGGCGGCGCGCTGGCGCAGGTCTGCGTGTCCGGCCGTGCCGTTCCCGTGGCCCAAGGCCGCATCCGCATTCCGGAGGACACATGA
- a CDS encoding GNAT family N-acetyltransferase — protein sequence MTLTIDLESPLGPDLDLLFQRHTAEMHADTPPGSIHMMPKEALENPAIAFFVVRDAGQPVAMGAIKDLGASEGELKSMHVLSEQRGRGVSRMLLRHMLGHARNAGYAKLSLETGVQPGFVAARGLYAREGFTECPPFGSYRADPHSVFMTLML from the coding sequence ATGACGCTGACGATCGACCTGGAAAGCCCGCTTGGGCCCGACCTGGACCTGCTGTTCCAACGCCACACTGCCGAGATGCATGCCGATACCCCGCCGGGATCGATCCACATGATGCCCAAGGAGGCGCTGGAGAACCCCGCCATCGCTTTTTTCGTCGTGCGCGACGCGGGCCAACCTGTGGCCATGGGTGCCATCAAGGATCTGGGCGCATCCGAGGGAGAGCTTAAATCCATGCACGTGCTGTCCGAACAGCGCGGGCGGGGCGTGTCGCGGATGTTGCTACGGCACATGCTGGGTCACGCGCGGAATGCGGGCTATGCCAAGCTATCGCTGGAAACCGGCGTGCAGCCGGGATTTGTCGCGGCGCGTGGCCTCTATGCCCGCGAGGGGTTCACGGAATGCCCGCCCTTCGGCAGCTATCGCGCCGACCCGCATTCGGTCTTCATGACGCTGATGCTGTAA
- the cobD gene encoding threonine-phosphate decarboxylase CobD, whose translation MARDHGGNLDAAQARFGTGHWIDLSTGINRRPWPVQPLSDTAFRALPMARAERALIRVAAEWFGCADDHVLPMAGATAAIQLVPRLRPAGHAAVLTPSYNEYAASLTAAGWRVTPAPDLDRMDGADLAVVVNPNNPDGREWSPLVLAALARRVGLLIVDESFADARPDLSLARSLPANAVVLRSFGKFWGLAGLRLGFALADPALLSPLREAAGPWSVSGPALEIATAAMADRTWADHTVTYHAEAALNLDRLAARAGWRPLGGTHLFRLYDTPDAQAAQDTLARAHVWTRRFPYSDRWLRLGIPGSRDEFARVGQALTG comes from the coding sequence ATGGCACGCGATCACGGCGGCAATCTGGATGCGGCGCAGGCACGTTTCGGCACGGGCCACTGGATCGACCTGTCGACCGGCATCAACCGCAGGCCCTGGCCGGTCCAGCCCCTGTCGGACACGGCCTTTCGCGCGCTGCCGATGGCCAGGGCGGAACGGGCGCTGATCCGCGTCGCCGCAGAATGGTTCGGCTGCGCGGACGACCATGTCCTGCCGATGGCGGGGGCCACGGCGGCGATCCAGTTGGTGCCGCGCCTGCGGCCCGCGGGCCACGCGGCGGTGCTGACGCCCAGCTACAACGAATATGCGGCCAGCCTGACCGCCGCGGGCTGGCGTGTCACCCCCGCCCCCGACCTGGACAGGATGGATGGCGCCGACCTGGCCGTCGTCGTGAACCCCAACAACCCCGACGGGCGGGAATGGTCGCCCCTGGTCCTGGCCGCGCTGGCACGGCGGGTCGGCCTGCTGATCGTCGACGAAAGTTTCGCGGATGCGCGCCCCGACCTGTCGCTGGCCCGGTCCCTGCCCGCCAATGCGGTGGTGCTGCGCAGCTTTGGCAAGTTCTGGGGTCTGGCCGGGCTGCGGCTTGGCTTTGCGCTGGCGGACCCGGCCCTGCTGTCGCCGCTGCGCGAGGCCGCGGGCCCCTGGTCCGTCAGCGGCCCCGCACTGGAGATCGCGACCGCCGCCATGGCCGACCGGACCTGGGCCGACCACACCGTCACCTATCACGCCGAAGCCGCGCTGAACCTGGACCGGCTGGCCGCGCGCGCGGGCTGGCGGCCCCTGGGCGGGACGCATCTGTTCCGTCTGTACGACACGCCGGACGCGCAGGCGGCCCAGGACACGCTGGCCCGCGCACATGTCTGGACCCGGCGCTTTCCCTATTCGGACCGCTGGCTGCGGCTTGGCATTCCCGGCAGCCGGGACGAGTTCGCCCGCGTCGGGCAGGCCCTGACCGGCTAG
- a CDS encoding NAD(P)/FAD-dependent oxidoreductase, which yields MNLLHLNDRLGAYPPSLYADQCGPQPDLPPLRGEARADVAVIGAGYTGLSAALHLARRGLSVRVLEAQRVGFGASGRNGGQIGSGQRQEVDWLEAQLGRDMARRLWDLAEEAKAAVRTIAAEAGVRVRDGIAHACRTASEVDHARHMADHLARHYGYDRVTPLDRDGLAAALGSTAYVGGDLDRGAGHVQPLALALGMARLARDAGVVIHERAQVTDLTHGAPSIIRTDQGVLRADHVILACNGYLGDLDRGVAARVMPINNYIVATPPLDDHPEILPDRIAVADTKFVVNYWRVDDDRRLVFGGGETVTYRFPRDIAAVVRPHLLSVYPQLQDVPLTHAWGGTLAITMNRMPCFTRPAPNCLSASGYSGHGVAMATLAGQLMAEAVAGQAERFDAMAAVPTRPFPGGAALRKPLLVAGMAWFGLRDRLGF from the coding sequence ATGAACCTGCTGCACCTGAACGACCGGCTAGGGGCCTATCCGCCCAGCCTCTATGCCGATCAGTGCGGGCCGCAGCCCGACCTGCCGCCCCTGCGGGGCGAGGCGCGGGCGGATGTGGCGGTGATCGGGGCGGGCTATACCGGCCTGTCGGCCGCGCTGCATCTGGCGCGCCGGGGCCTGTCGGTCCGGGTGCTGGAGGCGCAGCGTGTGGGGTTCGGCGCCTCGGGCCGCAACGGCGGCCAGATCGGGTCCGGCCAGCGGCAGGAGGTCGACTGGCTGGAGGCGCAGCTGGGCCGCGACATGGCCCGCCGCCTGTGGGACCTGGCTGAGGAGGCCAAGGCCGCCGTCCGCACCATCGCCGCCGAAGCGGGCGTGCGGGTCCGCGACGGCATCGCACATGCCTGCCGTACCGCGTCCGAGGTCGATCACGCCCGCCACATGGCCGACCATCTGGCACGGCATTACGGCTACGACCGGGTCACGCCCCTGGATCGCGACGGGCTGGCGGCGGCCTTGGGCAGCACTGCCTATGTCGGCGGCGATCTGGACCGCGGGGCGGGGCATGTGCAGCCGCTGGCGCTGGCCCTTGGGATGGCGCGGCTGGCGCGGGATGCGGGCGTCGTGATCCATGAGCGCGCGCAGGTCACCGACCTGACCCATGGTGCGCCCAGCATCATCCGCACCGATCAGGGCGTGCTGCGGGCCGATCACGTCATCCTGGCCTGCAACGGCTATCTGGGCGATCTGGACCGGGGCGTCGCCGCGCGGGTCATGCCCATCAACAACTATATCGTCGCGACCCCGCCGCTGGATGATCACCCCGAGATCCTGCCGGACCGCATCGCTGTGGCAGACACGAAGTTCGTGGTGAACTACTGGCGCGTCGACGACGACCGTCGGCTGGTCTTCGGCGGTGGAGAGACGGTCACCTACCGCTTTCCGCGCGACATTGCGGCGGTGGTCCGCCCGCATCTGCTGTCGGTCTATCCGCAGCTGCAGGACGTGCCCCTGACCCATGCCTGGGGCGGGACGCTGGCCATCACCATGAACCGCATGCCCTGCTTCACCCGGCCCGCGCCGAACTGCCTGTCGGCCAGCGGCTATTCCGGGCATGGCGTGGCGATGGCCACGCTGGCGGGGCAGTTGATGGCCGAGGCCGTGGCGGGCCAGGCCGAACGGTTCGACGCCATGGCCGCCGTTCCCACCCGGCCCTTTCCGGGCGGTGCGGCCCTGCGCAAGCCGCTGCTGGTGGCGGGGATGGCGTGGTTCGGGCTGCGCGACCGGTTAGGGTTTTAG
- the ppk2 gene encoding polyphosphate kinase 2: MNDYKDWLQAELQETLDEDIELEMEDAALSAEIRRIYRSHHPDQMDRKLYFRELLRLQSELIRLQDWVSHNNERVVVLFEGRDSAGKGGAIKRITQRLNPRVARVVALPAPSDREKTQWYFQRYVPHLPAGGEFVLFDRSWYNRAGVERVMGFATEDQVEQFFQDVPEFERMLVRSGIRLVKYWFSITDEEQQMRFQMRIHDPLKQWKLSPMDLQSRVRWEAYTKAKEDMFERTNIPEAPWYIVPGNDKKRARLNCIDHLLGLIPYGDVDHEQITLPDRVFNPDYERDAVPRELYVPQKY; the protein is encoded by the coding sequence ATGAACGACTACAAGGACTGGCTGCAGGCAGAACTGCAGGAGACCCTGGACGAGGATATCGAACTGGAGATGGAGGACGCCGCCCTGTCGGCCGAAATCCGGCGCATCTATCGCAGCCACCATCCCGACCAGATGGACCGCAAGCTGTATTTCCGCGAACTGCTGCGCCTTCAATCTGAACTGATCCGCCTTCAGGACTGGGTCAGCCACAACAACGAACGCGTCGTCGTGCTGTTCGAGGGGCGCGACAGCGCCGGCAAGGGCGGCGCCATCAAGCGCATCACGCAGCGGCTGAACCCGCGCGTGGCCCGCGTCGTCGCCCTGCCCGCCCCGTCCGACCGGGAAAAGACGCAGTGGTACTTCCAGCGCTATGTGCCTCATCTGCCGGCGGGAGGAGAGTTCGTGCTGTTCGACCGCAGCTGGTACAACCGTGCGGGCGTGGAACGCGTCATGGGCTTTGCCACCGAGGATCAGGTCGAACAGTTCTTCCAGGACGTGCCCGAATTCGAACGCATGCTGGTCCGGTCGGGCATCAGGCTGGTGAAGTACTGGTTCTCGATCACGGACGAGGAGCAGCAGATGCGGTTCCAGATGCGCATCCACGACCCCCTCAAGCAGTGGAAGCTGTCGCCCATGGACCTGCAGTCCCGCGTCCGGTGGGAGGCCTATACCAAGGCCAAGGAGGACATGTTCGAACGCACGAACATCCCCGAGGCGCCTTGGTACATCGTGCCCGGCAATGACAAGAAGCGCGCGCGTCTGAACTGCATCGACCACCTGCTGGGCCTGATCCCCTATGGCGACGTGGACCACGAACAGATCACCCTGCCCGACCGCGTCTTCAACCCCGATTATGAGCGCGACGCGGTCCCCCGCGAGCTGTATGTTCCGCAAAAATACTGA
- a CDS encoding glutamine synthetase family protein, producing MSDWTEKLPQAARDFMSGRRLDEVECIVADMAGVARGKAMPASKFARQNQFYLPNSIFLQTITGEWADNPSGAFTEPDMVMVPDYSTATAAPWTADWTIQVIHDATDQQGNPMPIAPRNVLKRVVQLYRDKGWNPVVAPEMEFFLVARNIDPNQPIIPPMGRTGRRAAAKQAYSMSAVDEYGKVIDDIYDFAEAQGFEIDGILQEGGAGQVEINLNHGDPVALADEIFYFKRLIREAALRHDCFATFMAKPIEGEPGSAMHIHHSITDIETGRNIFSDEKGRETPAFLHFIAGMQKHLPAAIALLAPYVNSYRRYVPDFAAPINLEWGRDNRTTGLRVPISGPEARRLENRLAGMDCNPYLGIAASLACGYLGLLEAENPRAECLGDAYMSEDELPYNLGDALDLMSESAPMRGVLGEDFCAVYESVKRNEYKEFLQVISPWEREHLLLNV from the coding sequence ATGAGCGACTGGACCGAGAAACTGCCCCAGGCCGCGCGCGACTTCATGTCGGGGCGCCGCCTGGACGAGGTCGAATGCATCGTGGCCGACATGGCGGGCGTCGCCCGTGGCAAGGCCATGCCCGCGTCGAAATTCGCGCGGCAGAACCAGTTCTACCTGCCCAATTCGATCTTCCTGCAGACGATCACCGGGGAATGGGCCGACAACCCGTCGGGCGCCTTCACCGAACCGGACATGGTGATGGTCCCCGACTATTCCACCGCCACCGCCGCACCCTGGACCGCGGACTGGACCATCCAGGTCATCCATGACGCGACCGACCAGCAGGGCAACCCCATGCCCATCGCACCGCGCAACGTGCTGAAACGCGTGGTGCAGCTGTACCGTGACAAGGGCTGGAACCCGGTCGTGGCGCCCGAGATGGAGTTCTTCCTGGTCGCCCGGAACATCGACCCGAACCAGCCGATCATCCCGCCCATGGGCCGCACGGGCAGGCGCGCGGCGGCAAAACAGGCCTATTCCATGTCGGCGGTGGACGAATACGGCAAGGTCATCGACGACATCTACGACTTTGCCGAGGCGCAGGGCTTCGAGATCGACGGCATCCTGCAGGAGGGCGGCGCGGGCCAGGTCGAGATCAACCTGAACCATGGCGATCCGGTGGCCCTGGCCGACGAGATCTTCTACTTCAAGCGGCTGATCCGCGAGGCCGCGCTGCGCCACGACTGCTTTGCCACCTTCATGGCCAAGCCCATCGAGGGCGAGCCGGGCAGCGCCATGCACATCCATCATTCGATCACGGATATCGAGACGGGCCGGAACATCTTTTCCGACGAAAAGGGCCGCGAGACGCCGGCCTTCCTGCATTTCATCGCCGGCATGCAGAAGCACCTGCCCGCCGCCATCGCGCTGCTGGCACCCTATGTGAACAGCTATCGCCGCTATGTCCCGGACTTCGCGGCGCCGATCAACCTGGAATGGGGGCGCGACAACCGTACCACGGGCCTGCGCGTGCCGATCTCGGGGCCCGAGGCGCGGCGGCTGGAGAACCGGCTGGCGGGCATGGACTGCAACCCCTATCTGGGGATCGCGGCCAGCCTGGCCTGTGGCTATCTGGGCCTTCTGGAGGCCGAGAACCCGCGCGCCGAATGCCTGGGCGACGCCTACATGTCCGAGGACGAGCTGCCCTACAACCTGGGCGACGCGCTGGACCTGATGTCGGAGAGCGCGCCCATGCGCGGCGTCTTGGGCGAGGATTTCTGCGCCGTCTACGAATCGGTCAAGCGCAATGAATACAAGGAGTTTCTGCAGGTCATCAGCCCGTGGGAACGCGAACATCTGCTGCTGAACGTATGA